Sequence from the Desulfobacterales bacterium genome:
AGAAGCAAAGCTTCCGAGCGCAATAGCACTTCCTATTGATGAGTCCCTACGGCAGAGTTCTTCGCAAACAATAATGTTTTCTAAAAGGCCTAAACCTTGTCCCGAATATTTTTCAGGATAATGTACACCGATAAATCCTAAATCTCCGGCTTTTTTAAAAAGTTTCATTGGAAATTCATGTTTTTGCTCAAGTTCAAAAGCTAAATCCTTATCAAATTCACCTTTTGCGAATTCTCTTACAGCTTTTTGAATGTCTTTTTGAGATTGAGTAAGTTCAAAATCCAATTTTAAATCCTCCTTAATTTAAATTATATTTTTATATAAACTATAAAATTATTATTTTAAAATAATTTGAAGCTATCATATCAATAATTTCAATGCAAGGATAGAATATGTGGCAGGTATATAATTTTTTTATGCTTGACTCTTTAGATGCTTAAGCATATTTTTGATAAATTTAATTTTGTTTAAGAAACTAATTGAAATTGATGATTAAAATTAAAGAGGACAATATGAATTACAAAAAAGAGTTATTGGATAAGTTGAATAATCAGCAAGCAGTTATAGGCGTTATTGGAATGGGATATGTGGGACTTCCCTTAATTTTGCTCTTTTCTTCTAAGGGCTATAAAGTTTATGGATTTGATATTGACCAATCAAAGGTAGATTCTTTGATTCAAGGACGAAGCTATATTGAGCATATTGATGCAAGCCCCTTAAAGATTGGTTATGAAAAAAAATCCTTTTTACCAACTTCAGATTTTTCTTTAGTAAAAAATGTTGATACAATTATACTTTGTGTGCCAACTCCTTTAAATGACCACAGAGAGCCTGATTTATCATTTATTGTGAATTCTGTTGAAGCAATTCTTCCATATATTCAAAAAGGACAATCAATAGCCCTTGAAAGCACAACTTATCCTGGCACAACTGAAGAAGTTTTAAGGCCTCAAATAGAAAAAATGGGCTTTACAATAGGTGAGGATTTTTTTCTAATTTATTCGCCTGAGCGCGAAGATCCAGCTAATCAAAAGTTTACGACTCAAACTATACCCAAAGTTTGCGGAGGTTCAACTTCAAACTGTCTTGAAATAGGAAAAGCCTTATATGGAAATGTTATTGATAAAGTTGTTCCTGTAAGTTCGACTCAAGCTGCTGAAATGGTTAAAATTCTTGAAAATACGTTCAGGTCAGTAAATATAGCCCTTGTTAATGAAATGAAAATAGTTGCTGAAAAAATGAAAATTGATATTTTTGAAGTAATTGATGCAGCTTCTACAAAACCATTTGGATTTATGTCCTTTTATCCTGGTCCAGGTTTAGGGGGGCATTGCATTCCTATTGATCCTTTTTATCTTACTTGGAAAGCAAGAGAATTCGGTTTATCAACAAGATTTATAGAACTTGCTGGAGAAGTAAATGTGTCCATGCCCGATTATGTTATTAATAAAGTAGCTGAAGGTTTAAACAGGCATAAAAAATCAATAAATGGTTCAAAAATACTTATTTTAGGACTCGCATATAAAAAAAATGTTGATGATGTAAGGGAGTCTCCAAGCGTGGTTTTAATGGAAAAATTAAATGAAAAAGGAGCAATAATATCCTATTC
This genomic interval carries:
- a CDS encoding nucleotide sugar dehydrogenase; amino-acid sequence: MNYKKELLDKLNNQQAVIGVIGMGYVGLPLILLFSSKGYKVYGFDIDQSKVDSLIQGRSYIEHIDASPLKIGYEKKSFLPTSDFSLVKNVDTIILCVPTPLNDHREPDLSFIVNSVEAILPYIQKGQSIALESTTYPGTTEEVLRPQIEKMGFTIGEDFFLIYSPEREDPANQKFTTQTIPKVCGGSTSNCLEIGKALYGNVIDKVVPVSSTQAAEMVKILENTFRSVNIALVNEMKIVAEKMKIDIFEVIDAASTKPFGFMSFYPGPGLGGHCIPIDPFYLTWKAREFGLSTRFIELAGEVNVSMPDYVINKVAEGLNRHKKSINGSKILILGLAYKKNVDDVRESPSVVLMEKLNEKGAIISYSDPHVLAFPKMRKHFLDLQSIEITPESLAQFDCILISTNHDKFDWKMIKDHSKLIVDSRGVYKTIDNEKIIRA